In Candidatus Bathyarchaeia archaeon, the following are encoded in one genomic region:
- a CDS encoding ribbon-helix-helix domain-containing protein, translated as MNRRIGIRINQTERQQLEALIKAGKFKTITEIIRTALKQFLETQVQAS; from the coding sequence ATGAACAGAAGAATTGGAATCCGCATAAACCAAACAGAAAGACAACAGCTCGAGGCTCTAATCAAAGCTGGAAAATTCAAAACTATAACCGAAATAATCAGAACCGCACTCAAACAATTTCTCGAAACCCAAGTACAAGCAAGCTAA
- a CDS encoding ABC transporter ATP-binding protein, producing MNHSDILKVEHLKKYFPVEKSFLEKLLARTKSFVKAVDDVSFSIRRGEVFTLAGESGCGKTTTGKLVVRLIPPTSGKIFFNNTETTTLSPEKLRILRRKMQIIFQDPYASFNPRMKIGDAVGHPLEIHGLVKHQEKRKKVLEMLERVDLTPPEQFAELYPHQLSGGQRQRAAIARSLILDPEFIVADEPVSMIDVSLRTTIIDLMLELRKELNLTYLFITHDLAIAKYISDRIAIMYLGKIVEMGDKKEIFSNPLHLYTQALLAAIPVPNPERKRRPIALKGEVPSAINIPSGCRFHPRCPHEEKRCREKEPELIEVSPNHFVACHLVEK from the coding sequence AAAGTATTTTCCAGTTGAGAAAAGCTTTCTTGAAAAACTTTTAGCGCGCACAAAAAGTTTTGTTAAAGCGGTTGATGACGTAAGTTTTTCAATTCGTAGAGGAGAAGTTTTTACTCTTGCTGGAGAGAGCGGTTGCGGAAAAACGACAACAGGCAAATTGGTCGTACGGTTAATACCGCCTACTTCTGGAAAAATTTTCTTCAACAACACAGAAACCACGACGCTTAGTCCAGAGAAACTTAGGATACTTAGGAGAAAAATGCAAATAATATTTCAAGACCCTTATGCATCATTTAATCCTCGAATGAAAATCGGAGATGCAGTGGGGCATCCACTTGAGATTCACGGTTTAGTAAAACATCAAGAGAAAAGAAAAAAAGTCTTAGAAATGCTTGAACGCGTTGACCTTACTCCACCGGAGCAGTTCGCTGAGTTGTACCCGCACCAGTTAAGTGGAGGACAGAGACAGCGAGCAGCAATAGCACGCTCTTTAATTCTAGACCCAGAATTTATAGTTGCAGACGAGCCGGTTTCTATGATTGACGTTTCTTTGAGAACAACAATTATCGATTTGATGTTGGAGTTAAGAAAGGAATTGAATCTTACTTACCTTTTTATAACTCATGATTTGGCAATTGCTAAATATATTTCAGACAGAATAGCGATAATGTACCTTGGAAAAATTGTGGAGATGGGAGATAAAAAAGAGATTTTCTCCAACCCTCTACACCTCTATACCCAAGCTTTGCTTGCTGCTATACCAGTTCCAAATCCGGAAAGAAAACGAAGACCAATCGCGTTGAAAGGTGAAGTGCCCTCAGCGATAAACATACCTTCTGGATGTCGTTTTCATCCGCGTTGTCCACATGAAGAAAAAAGGTGCAGAGAAAAAGAGCCAGAATTGATTGAAGTTTCGCCTAATCACTTTGTTGCTTGTCACTTAGTTGAAAAGTGA